From a region of the Tamandua tetradactyla isolate mTamTet1 chromosome 10, mTamTet1.pri, whole genome shotgun sequence genome:
- the KRTAP11-1 gene encoding keratin-associated protein 11-1, whose protein sequence is MSYNCSTRNCSSRSIGGHCTVPVVPVARTSAADADGLIGIYLPSSFQTGSWLLDHCQETSCEPTICKPTCYQQTSCVSSPVQVTCSRQTTCVSNPCSTTCSQPLSFVSSGCRPLQGISSVCQPVGGVSTLCQPACGFSRTYQQSCMSSCRRTC, encoded by the coding sequence ATGTCTTACAACTGCTCTACAAGGAACTGCTCTTCCAGGTCCATTGGAGGTCACTGCACTGTGCCAGTGGTCCCAGTTGCCAGAACTTCTGCAGCTGATGCCGACGGCCTGATTGGTATCTATTTGCCCAGTTCCTTCCAAACTGGTTCCTGGCTCCTGGATCACTGTCAAgagaccagctgtgagcccactaTTTGCAAGCCAACCTGTTACCAGCAAACTTCCTGTGTCTCCAGCCCTGTCCAGGTGACTTGCTCTCGACAAACTACCTGTGTCTCTAATCCATGCTCAACTACCTGCAGCCAACCACTCAGCTTTGTCTCCAGTGGCTGTCGGCCCCTGCAGGGCATCTCCAGTGTCTGCCAACCAGTAGGAGGAGTCTCTACTCTATGCCAACCAGCCTGCGGGTTCTCCAGGACCTATCAGCAGTCCTGCATGTCCAGCTGCCGAAGAACTTGCTAA